One genomic segment of Burkholderiaceae bacterium includes these proteins:
- a CDS encoding YihA family ribosome biogenesis GTP-binding protein, whose product MPPRPAPSCPSPGMEPAARQALGWLHTARFLTTAAQLDQLPALDTPEIAFVGRSNAGKSTAINTLTQQTQLAFASRKPGRTQHINLFALGRQGQTDAVLADLPGYGYAAVPLADKLRWQRVMANYLVSRANLRAVVLMCDPRHGLKELDEALLDVIRPRVEQGLKFLVLLTKADKLTRAEQAKALSIARLQAGGGEVMLFSALKRQGVEPAALWLRALVDAPPPQAEPAEEPA is encoded by the coding sequence ATGCCACCTCGCCCCGCTCCTTCCTGTCCCAGCCCCGGCATGGAGCCCGCCGCCCGGCAGGCGCTGGGCTGGCTGCACACCGCGCGCTTTCTGACCACCGCCGCGCAGCTCGACCAGCTGCCCGCGCTGGACACGCCCGAGATCGCCTTCGTCGGGCGCTCCAATGCCGGCAAGTCCACCGCCATCAACACGCTCACGCAGCAGACGCAGCTGGCCTTTGCCTCGCGCAAGCCCGGGCGCACCCAGCACATCAACCTGTTCGCCCTGGGGCGCCAGGGCCAGACCGACGCCGTGCTGGCCGACCTGCCCGGCTACGGCTACGCCGCCGTGCCGCTGGCCGACAAGCTGCGCTGGCAGCGCGTGATGGCCAACTACCTGGTCTCGCGCGCCAACCTGCGCGCGGTGGTGCTGATGTGCGACCCGCGCCATGGCCTGAAGGAGCTGGACGAGGCGCTGCTGGACGTGATCCGCCCGCGGGTGGAGCAGGGGCTGAAGTTCTTGGTACTGCTGACCAAGGCCGACAAGCTCACGCGCGCCGAGCAGGCCAAGGCCTTGTCGATCGCGCGGCTGCAGGCCGGCGGCGGCGAGGTGATGCTGTTTTCGGCCCTCAAGCGCCAGGGCGTGGAGCCGGCGGCGCTGTGGCTGCGCGCCTTGGTCGATGCGCCGCCACCGCAGGCCGAACCCGCCGAGGAGCCCGCATGA
- a CDS encoding cytochrome c4 — MKSLAAFLITAVLAMSASAADAPAAPAKPDLAKGSASYGTVCAACHGADGNSSVPLQPTLAQQHPEYLVKQLLEFKSGVRKDPIMVGFAGMLSEQDARNIAAWLATQKEKPGFAKEKDLVMLGEKIFRGGMQDRHIPACAGCHSPNGAGIPSQYPRLSGQHAEYTAKQLAAFRDGSRGNSIPMHDISRYLTDQEIKAVSDYIAGLR; from the coding sequence ATGAAGTCGCTTGCTGCCTTTCTGATCACCGCCGTGCTGGCCATGTCCGCCTCGGCCGCCGATGCGCCCGCCGCCCCCGCCAAGCCCGACCTGGCCAAGGGCAGCGCCAGCTACGGCACGGTGTGCGCCGCCTGCCACGGCGCAGACGGCAACTCCAGCGTGCCGCTGCAGCCCACGCTGGCCCAGCAACACCCCGAGTACCTGGTCAAGCAGTTGCTGGAGTTCAAGAGCGGCGTGCGCAAGGACCCCATCATGGTGGGCTTTGCCGGCATGCTGAGCGAACAGGACGCGCGCAACATCGCCGCGTGGCTGGCCACGCAGAAGGAAAAGCCCGGCTTCGCCAAGGAAAAGGACCTGGTGATGCTGGGCGAGAAAATCTTCCGCGGCGGCATGCAGGACCGGCACATTCCGGCCTGCGCCGGCTGCCACAGCCCCAACGGGGCGGGCATTCCGTCGCAGTACCCGCGCCTGTCGGGCCAGCACGCCGAGTACACGGCCAAGCAGCTGGCCGCCTTCCGCGATGGCAGTCGCGGCAACAGCATCCCGATGCACGACATCTCGCGCTACCTGACGGACCAGGAGATCAAGGCGGTGTCGGACTACATCGCCGGCCTGCGCTGA
- a CDS encoding cytochrome c biogenesis protein ResB, whose translation MTASADIHGYTPRRGSPALRQAVELLSSMRFAIALLTVICIASVIGTVLKQHEPAANYVNQFGPFWADLFLRLKLNAVYSAWWFLLILAFLVTSTSLCIARNTPKYLADMRTYKENIREQSLKAFHHKAEGDVAGEGPAASARRIGQQLAAGGWKVRLQERPREGGAGWMVAAKKGTANKIGYIAAHSAIVLVCLGGLLDGDLFVRAMTWMGGKSVYAGGGMIADVKPEHRLSSANPTFRGNLVVSEGSQSSTAILSQSDGILLQELPFAVELKKFTVDYYSTGMPKLFASDIVIHDFATGEKHPTRVEVNHPVSYKGIQIYQSSFDDGGSHVTLRALPMNGSTKSFTVEGTIGGSSPITNGKDKMTLEYTGLRVINVENLSDATAGSATDVRRVDLGHALSQRLGAADKSSTERNLKNVGPSISYKLRDASGQAREYNNYMRPIDMGDGVPVFLLGVRDSGAESFRYLRVPADDQDSMDGFIHLLAALHDPAERARAVQRYVAKVVDPKRPELAEQLAVSATRALDLFAGAGHDASTGGAPLAGLPAVSNFIETAVPPGERERAAEVLLRILNGSLFELDALARETHGRKPLSEADDSTRQFMTQAVLALSDAPLYPSPLVFELDAFTPVQASVFQVARAPGKNVVYLGCALLILGVFAMLYIRERRLWVWLTPGDAGGSHAMMALSSNRKTLEADREFEQLRHQLLAAPAATEGDLKP comes from the coding sequence ATGACGGCATCGGCAGACATCCACGGTTACACCCCACGGCGCGGCTCGCCCGCCTTGCGCCAGGCGGTCGAGTTGCTGTCCTCGATGCGCTTTGCCATCGCGCTGCTCACCGTCATCTGCATCGCCTCGGTGATCGGCACCGTGCTCAAGCAGCATGAGCCGGCCGCCAACTACGTCAACCAGTTCGGGCCGTTCTGGGCCGATCTGTTCCTCCGGCTCAAGCTCAACGCCGTCTACAGCGCCTGGTGGTTCCTGCTGATCCTGGCCTTCCTGGTCACCAGCACCTCGCTGTGCATCGCGCGCAACACGCCCAAGTACCTGGCGGACATGCGCACCTACAAGGAAAACATCCGCGAGCAAAGCCTGAAGGCCTTCCACCACAAGGCCGAGGGCGACGTGGCCGGCGAAGGCCCCGCCGCCAGCGCCCGGCGCATCGGCCAGCAACTGGCCGCCGGCGGCTGGAAGGTGCGCCTGCAGGAGCGCCCGCGCGAGGGCGGCGCCGGCTGGATGGTGGCGGCCAAGAAGGGCACGGCCAACAAGATCGGCTACATCGCCGCGCACAGCGCCATCGTGCTGGTGTGCCTGGGCGGGCTGCTGGACGGCGACCTGTTCGTGCGCGCCATGACCTGGATGGGCGGCAAGTCGGTGTATGCGGGCGGCGGCATGATCGCCGACGTCAAGCCCGAGCACCGGCTGAGCTCGGCCAACCCCACCTTCCGCGGCAACCTGGTGGTGTCCGAGGGCTCGCAGTCCAGCACCGCCATCCTCAGCCAGTCCGACGGCATCCTGCTGCAGGAGCTGCCGTTCGCGGTCGAGCTCAAGAAGTTCACCGTCGACTACTACTCCACCGGCATGCCCAAGCTGTTCGCCAGCGACATCGTGATCCACGATTTCGCCACCGGCGAGAAGCACCCCACGCGCGTGGAGGTCAACCACCCGGTCAGCTACAAGGGCATCCAGATCTACCAGAGCAGCTTCGACGACGGCGGCTCGCACGTCACGCTGCGCGCGCTGCCGATGAACGGCAGCACCAAGAGCTTCACCGTCGAGGGCACCATCGGCGGCTCCTCGCCCATCACCAACGGCAAGGACAAGATGACGCTGGAATACACCGGCCTGCGCGTCATCAACGTCGAAAACCTGTCGGACGCCACCGCCGGCAGCGCCACCGACGTGCGCCGCGTCGACCTGGGCCATGCGCTGAGCCAGCGCCTGGGCGCCGCCGACAAGAGCAGCACCGAGCGCAACCTGAAGAACGTCGGCCCCAGCATTTCGTACAAGCTGCGCGATGCCTCGGGCCAGGCGCGCGAGTACAACAACTACATGCGCCCCATCGACATGGGCGATGGCGTGCCGGTGTTCCTGCTGGGCGTGCGCGACAGCGGCGCCGAGTCCTTCCGCTACCTGCGCGTGCCGGCCGACGACCAGGACTCGATGGACGGCTTCATCCACCTGCTGGCGGCCCTGCACGACCCGGCCGAGCGCGCGCGCGCCGTGCAGCGCTACGTGGCCAAGGTGGTCGATCCCAAGCGCCCCGAGCTGGCCGAGCAGCTGGCGGTGTCGGCCACGCGCGCGCTGGACCTGTTCGCCGGCGCCGGCCACGACGCCAGCACCGGCGGCGCGCCCCTGGCGGGCCTGCCGGCGGTGTCCAACTTCATCGAGACCGCGGTGCCGCCGGGCGAGCGCGAGCGCGCGGCCGAGGTGCTGTTGCGCATCCTGAACGGCAGCCTGTTCGAGCTGGACGCGCTGGCGCGCGAGACCCACGGCCGCAAGCCTTTGAGCGAGGCCGACGACAGCACCCGCCAGTTCATGACGCAGGCCGTGCTGGCGCTGTCGGACGCGCCGCTGTACCCCTCGCCGCTGGTGTTCGAGCTCGACGCCTTCACCCCGGTGCAGGCCAGCGTGTTCCAGGTGGCGCGCGCCCCCGGCAAGAACGTGGTCTATCTGGGCTGCGCCTTGCTGATCCTGGGCGTCTTTGCCATGCTCTACATCCGCGAGCGGCGCCTGTGGGTGTGGCTCACGCCCGGCGATGCCGGCGGCAGCCACGCCATGATGGCGCTGTCGTCCAACCGCAAGACACTGGAAGCCGATCGCGAATTCGAACAACTGCGGCACCAGTTGCTGGCCGCACCCGCCGCCACCGAAGGGGACCTGAAGCCATGA
- the ccsB gene encoding c-type cytochrome biogenesis protein CcsB has protein sequence MNTTTLTASGPLALSEGYFSRRTWGDWLFALLAVAGAVFAFQRYHGAMDVYDKGILVATVPAAIWLAWLWRPLRTLMLVVTALSLLAIVSYDGDLRRGDTVFWLKYFLSSQSAILWMSMLFFISTAFYWIGMFARGPAAALEGLGSKLAWVAVTLALVGTMVRWYEGYQIGADIGHIPVSNLYEVFVLFSWITALFYLYYEAQYKTRAMGAFVMLVVSAAVGFLLWYTLVRDAQAIQPLIPALKSWWMKLHVPANFIGYGSFALAAMIAFAHLIKQQAAETRWHKLAPIWLLGIALCFVPIAFRQRGVGEAGGSYWVGYAIIAALIVGGILLGRKRISERLPSLEVLDDVMYKSIAVGFAFFTIATVLGALWAAEAWGGYWSWDPKETWALIVWLNYAAWLHMRLMKGLRGTVASWWALSGLAVTTFAFIGVNMFLSGLHSYGSL, from the coding sequence ATGAACACCACCACCCTGACCGCCTCCGGCCCGCTGGCCTTGAGCGAAGGCTATTTTTCGCGCCGCACCTGGGGCGACTGGCTGTTTGCCCTGCTGGCCGTGGCCGGCGCGGTGTTCGCCTTCCAGCGCTACCACGGCGCGATGGACGTGTACGACAAGGGCATCCTGGTGGCCACGGTGCCGGCGGCGATCTGGCTGGCCTGGCTGTGGCGCCCGCTGCGCACCCTGATGCTGGTGGTCACCGCGCTGTCGCTGCTGGCCATCGTCTCCTACGACGGCGACCTGCGCCGCGGCGACACGGTGTTCTGGCTCAAGTACTTCCTGTCCAGCCAGTCGGCCATCCTGTGGATGAGCATGCTGTTCTTCATAAGCACGGCCTTCTACTGGATCGGCATGTTCGCGCGCGGGCCCGCCGCCGCGCTGGAGGGCCTGGGCAGCAAGCTGGCCTGGGTGGCCGTCACGCTGGCGCTGGTGGGCACCATGGTGCGCTGGTACGAGGGCTACCAGATCGGGGCCGACATCGGCCACATCCCGGTCAGCAACCTGTATGAGGTGTTCGTGCTGTTCTCGTGGATCACGGCGCTGTTCTACCTGTACTACGAGGCGCAGTACAAGACCCGCGCCATGGGTGCCTTCGTGATGCTGGTGGTGAGCGCGGCCGTCGGCTTCCTGCTGTGGTACACGCTGGTGCGCGACGCGCAGGCGATCCAGCCCCTGATCCCGGCCCTGAAGAGCTGGTGGATGAAGCTGCACGTGCCGGCCAACTTCATCGGCTACGGCTCGTTCGCGCTGGCGGCCATGATCGCGTTCGCCCACCTCATCAAGCAGCAGGCCGCCGAGACGCGCTGGCACAAGCTGGCGCCCATCTGGCTGCTGGGCATCGCGCTGTGCTTCGTGCCCATTGCCTTTCGCCAGCGCGGCGTGGGCGAGGCCGGCGGCAGCTACTGGGTGGGCTACGCCATCATCGCCGCGCTGATCGTGGGTGGCATCCTGCTGGGGCGCAAGCGCATCAGCGAGCGCCTGCCCAGCCTGGAGGTGCTGGACGACGTGATGTACAAATCCATCGCGGTGGGCTTTGCCTTCTTCACCATCGCCACCGTGCTGGGCGCGCTGTGGGCCGCCGAGGCCTGGGGCGGCTACTGGAGCTGGGACCCGAAGGAGACCTGGGCCCTGATCGTGTGGCTGAACTACGCCGCCTGGCTGCACATGCGCCTGATGAAGGGCCTGCGCGGCACCGTGGCCTCGTGGTGGGCGCTGAGCGGCCTGGCCGTCACCACCTTCGCCTTCATCGGCGTCAACATGTTCCTGTCGGGCCTGCACAGCTACGGTTCGCTGTAA
- the msrP gene encoding protein-methionine-sulfoxide reductase catalytic subunit MsrP: protein MPILVRKTSAHQPLPSEITPQTVYQDRRTLLKALALGAAGSALAGWAARDARAALSAARSPVAGAVTMEKTTPQKDATSYNNFYEFGTDKSDPAHAAAALKIDPWSVEIEGLVSKPGRIALEDLRKLSPLEERIYRLRCVEGWSMVIPWIGYSLSALIQHVQPLGSVKYVEFVTLADPKQMPGVRSGVLDWPYTEGLRMDEALHPLTLLTFGMYGDALPRQNGAPVRVVVPWKYGFKSAKSIVKIRFVEKQPGTAWNKAAANEYGFYSNVNPNVDHPRWSQATERRIGEDGLFAKRRKTLLFNGYEAEVGQLYAGMDLKKYF, encoded by the coding sequence ATGCCCATCCTCGTGCGCAAAACCAGCGCCCACCAGCCACTGCCCAGCGAAATCACTCCCCAGACGGTTTATCAGGACCGGCGCACCCTGCTCAAGGCCCTGGCCCTGGGCGCCGCCGGCAGCGCGCTGGCCGGCTGGGCCGCGCGCGATGCGCGCGCCGCCCTGAGCGCCGCCCGCTCCCCGGTGGCCGGTGCCGTGACGATGGAAAAAACCACGCCGCAAAAAGACGCCACCAGCTACAACAATTTCTACGAATTCGGCACCGACAAAAGCGATCCGGCGCATGCCGCCGCCGCGCTCAAGATCGACCCCTGGTCGGTCGAAATCGAAGGCCTGGTGAGCAAGCCCGGCCGCATCGCGCTGGAAGACCTGCGCAAGCTCAGCCCGCTGGAAGAGCGCATCTACCGCCTGCGCTGCGTGGAGGGCTGGTCAATGGTGATCCCCTGGATCGGCTATTCACTGTCGGCCCTGATCCAGCACGTGCAGCCGCTGGGCAGCGTCAAGTACGTCGAGTTTGTCACCCTGGCCGACCCCAAGCAGATGCCCGGCGTGCGCTCGGGCGTGCTGGACTGGCCCTACACCGAAGGCCTGCGCATGGACGAGGCGCTGCACCCGCTCACGCTGCTGACCTTCGGCATGTACGGCGACGCGCTGCCGCGGCAAAACGGCGCGCCGGTGCGTGTGGTGGTGCCCTGGAAGTACGGCTTCAAGTCCGCCAAGTCCATCGTCAAGATCCGCTTTGTCGAAAAACAGCCCGGCACCGCCTGGAACAAGGCCGCCGCCAACGAGTACGGCTTTTATTCCAACGTCAACCCCAACGTCGATCACCCGCGCTGGAGCCAGGCCACCGAGCGGCGCATCGGCGAGGACGGCCTGTTTGCCAAGCGCCGCAAGACGCTGCTGTTCAACGGCTACGAGGCCGAGGTCGGCCAGCTCTACGCCGGCATGGACCTGAAGAAATACTTTTGA
- a CDS encoding sulfoxide reductase heme-binding subunit YedZ, producing the protein MRALLLHPAAKPVVLALCLLPLAWLVYGAASDQLGANPAEALIRSCGDWTLRFLCLTLAITPLRIRTRTPQLAHFRRMLGLFTFFYACCHLLAYAWLDMGLDAADIGRDILKRPFILVGFACWLLLLPLALTSFNRAVRWLGGRQWQALHRLVYLIAGLALLHFFWMRAGKNDFAEVQVYAMIIGALLLERLLRYFTPRPRLSAR; encoded by the coding sequence GTGCGCGCACTGCTGCTGCACCCGGCCGCCAAGCCGGTCGTCCTCGCGCTGTGCCTGCTGCCCCTGGCGTGGCTGGTGTACGGCGCGGCGTCCGACCAGCTGGGCGCCAACCCGGCCGAGGCGCTGATCCGCTCCTGCGGCGACTGGACGCTGCGCTTCCTGTGCCTCACGCTCGCCATCACGCCGCTGCGCATCCGCACCCGGACGCCGCAACTGGCGCACTTTCGGCGCATGCTGGGCCTGTTCACCTTCTTCTACGCCTGCTGCCATCTGCTGGCCTACGCCTGGCTGGACATGGGGCTGGATGCGGCCGACATCGGCCGCGACATCCTCAAGCGCCCGTTCATCCTGGTGGGCTTTGCGTGCTGGCTGCTGCTGCTGCCGCTGGCGCTCACCTCGTTCAACCGCGCCGTGCGCTGGCTGGGCGGGCGCCAGTGGCAGGCGCTGCACCGGCTGGTGTACCTGATCGCGGGCCTGGCGCTGCTGCACTTCTTCTGGATGCGCGCCGGCAAGAACGACTTTGCCGAAGTGCAGGTCTACGCCATGATCATCGGCGCGCTGCTGCTGGAGCGCCTGCTGCGTTATTTCACGCCACGTCCCCGTCTGAGCGCGCGCTGA
- the mpl gene encoding UDP-N-acetylmuramate:L-alanyl-gamma-D-glutamyl-meso-diaminopimelate ligase produces the protein MHIHILGICGTFMGGLAALAREAGHTVTGCDAGVYPPMSDQLRALGIELIEGYGVDQLALKPDVFVVGNVVSRARLADGTPKFPLMEAILDAGAPYTSGPQWLAEHVLAGRHVLAVAGTHGKTTTTSMLAWVLESVGQTPGFLVGGVPLNFGISARLGALAQGQARPLFVIEADEYDTAFFDKRSKFVHYRPRTAVLNNLEFDHADIFDDLGQIERQFHHLLRTVPASGRVVVNDLEESLARVLAQGCWSERRGFGSAVSDFSARGEAGDFEVLRGGRSVGRVHWALSGTHNQLNALAAISAAEHVGVAPAQACAALARFENVRRRMEVRGTVARGGGMVTVYDDFAHHPTAMRTTVDGLRRQLDAAGRRTDRILAVFEPRSNTMKLGTMKSQLPWALEHADGAFCHTGGLDWDAAAALAPLGERAQLAASIDALVAQVDAAAQPGDHVLCMSNGGFGGVHAKLLQKLSNR, from the coding sequence ATGCACATTCACATCCTGGGCATTTGCGGCACCTTCATGGGTGGGCTGGCGGCGCTGGCGCGCGAAGCCGGCCACACCGTCACCGGCTGCGACGCGGGCGTTTACCCGCCCATGAGCGACCAGTTGCGCGCGCTGGGCATCGAACTGATCGAAGGCTATGGCGTCGACCAGCTGGCGCTGAAACCCGACGTCTTCGTGGTCGGCAACGTGGTCTCGCGCGCACGCCTGGCCGACGGCACGCCCAAGTTTCCGCTGATGGAAGCCATCCTGGATGCCGGCGCGCCCTACACCAGCGGCCCGCAGTGGCTGGCCGAGCACGTGCTGGCCGGCCGCCACGTGCTAGCCGTGGCGGGCACGCACGGCAAGACGACCACCACCTCGATGCTGGCCTGGGTGCTGGAGAGCGTGGGCCAAACGCCCGGCTTCCTGGTGGGTGGCGTGCCGCTCAACTTCGGCATCTCGGCGCGCCTGGGCGCCCTGGCCCAAGGGCAAGCGCGCCCGCTCTTCGTCATCGAAGCGGACGAGTACGACACGGCATTTTTCGACAAGCGCAGCAAGTTCGTGCACTACCGCCCACGCACCGCGGTGCTGAACAACCTGGAGTTCGACCACGCCGACATCTTCGACGACCTGGGCCAGATCGAGCGCCAGTTCCACCACCTGCTGCGCACGGTACCGGCCAGCGGACGCGTGGTGGTCAACGACCTGGAAGAAAGCCTCGCCCGCGTGCTGGCGCAAGGCTGCTGGAGCGAGCGGCGCGGCTTTGGCAGCGCGGTGAGCGATTTCAGCGCGCGGGGCGAGGCTGGCGACTTCGAGGTGCTGCGGGGCGGGCGCAGTGTCGGGCGCGTGCATTGGGCGCTGTCGGGCACGCACAACCAGCTCAACGCGCTGGCCGCCATCTCGGCCGCCGAGCACGTGGGCGTGGCGCCGGCCCAGGCCTGCGCCGCGTTGGCCCGCTTCGAGAACGTGCGGCGGCGCATGGAAGTGCGCGGCACGGTGGCGCGCGGCGGTGGCATGGTCACCGTGTACGACGACTTCGCCCACCACCCGACGGCCATGCGCACCACCGTCGACGGCCTGCGCCGGCAACTCGACGCCGCGGGCCGGCGCACCGACCGCATCCTGGCCGTGTTCGAGCCGCGCAGCAACACCATGAAGCTGGGCACCATGAAGAGCCAGCTGCCCTGGGCGCTGGAGCACGCCGACGGGGCCTTTTGCCACACCGGCGGCTTGGACTGGGACGCCGCCGCCGCGCTGGCGCCGCTGGGCGAGCGCGCCCAGCTGGCCGCCAGCATCGACGCCCTGGTGGCCCAGGTCGACGCGGCGGCGCAGCCCGGCGATCACGTGCTGTGCATGAGCAACGGCGGCTTTGGCGGGGTGCACGCCAAGCTGCTGCAAAAACTATCGAATCGATAG
- a CDS encoding 3-deoxy-7-phosphoheptulonate synthase, with translation MNTKAHVDAQPSWQTSPARTSQTDDERIKDIAVLPPPEHLIRFFPIRGTPAETLISNTRKAIRRMIAGKDDRLLVVIGPCSIHDPVAAMDYARRLMPLREKYQDTLEIVMRVYFEKPRTTVGWKGLINDPYLDESYRIDEGLRIARQLLIEINRLGLPAGSEFLDVISPQYIGDLISWGAIGARTTESQVHRELASGLSAPVGFKNGTDGNIRIAIDAIQAAARGHHFLSVHKNGQVAIVRTGGNKDCHAILRGGKLPNYDAASVKAACDQLTEAKLPSALMIDMSHANSSKKHERQLDVARDVAAQLGAGSRCIFGVMVESHIHEGAQKFTPGKDDVSALQYGKSITDACIGWDGSQAILQVLSDAVRARRARGGTSC, from the coding sequence ATGAACACCAAAGCCCATGTGGACGCCCAGCCGTCCTGGCAAACGTCGCCGGCCCGCACCAGCCAGACCGACGACGAACGCATCAAGGACATTGCCGTGCTTCCGCCTCCCGAGCATCTGATTCGCTTCTTTCCCATCCGCGGCACACCGGCCGAGACCTTGATCAGCAACACGCGCAAGGCCATCCGCCGCATGATTGCCGGCAAGGACGACCGGCTGCTGGTGGTGATCGGCCCGTGCTCGATCCACGATCCGGTGGCGGCCATGGACTATGCCCGGCGCCTGATGCCGCTGCGCGAGAAATACCAGGACACGCTGGAGATCGTGATGCGCGTGTACTTCGAAAAGCCCCGCACCACGGTGGGCTGGAAGGGCCTGATCAACGACCCCTACCTCGATGAGAGCTACCGCATCGACGAAGGCCTGCGCATTGCCCGCCAGCTGCTGATCGAAATTAACCGCCTGGGCCTGCCCGCGGGCAGCGAGTTTCTGGACGTGATTTCGCCGCAGTACATCGGCGACCTGATCAGCTGGGGCGCCATCGGCGCGCGCACCACCGAAAGCCAGGTGCACCGCGAACTGGCCTCGGGCCTGTCGGCGCCGGTAGGCTTCAAGAACGGCACCGACGGCAACATCCGCATCGCCATCGACGCCATCCAGGCGGCCGCGCGTGGGCACCACTTCCTGTCGGTGCACAAGAATGGCCAGGTGGCCATCGTGCGCACCGGCGGCAACAAGGACTGCCACGCCATCCTGCGCGGCGGCAAGCTGCCCAACTACGATGCCGCGAGCGTCAAGGCCGCCTGCGATCAGCTGACCGAAGCCAAGCTGCCGTCGGCCCTGATGATCGACATGAGCCATGCCAACAGCAGCAAGAAGCACGAGCGGCAGCTGGACGTCGCGCGCGACGTGGCGGCGCAGCTGGGCGCCGGCTCGCGCTGCATCTTCGGCGTGATGGTGGAAAGCCACATCCACGAAGGCGCGCAGAAATTCACGCCCGGCAAGGACGACGTGTCCGCGCTGCAATACGGTAAGAGCATCACCGACGCCTGCATCGGCTGGGACGGCTCGCAAGCCATCCTGCAGGTGCTGTCCGACGCGGTGCGGGCGCGGCGCGCGCGGGGTGGGACGAGCTGCTGA
- the tldD gene encoding metalloprotease TldD, giving the protein MISREPTIERLATAKSVLLTPFGLTEADLDRVLGGIATHAVDDADLYFQYTRAESWSLEEGIVKTGSFSIDQGVGVRAVSGEKTAFGYSDDITLASLLETATAVRAIGAAGQSRRIKLAKAKLAGSRRLYADLDPIATLGSADKVQLLEQVERWARAKDPRVVQVMAGLACEYDVVLIARLDGTLAADVRPLIRLSVTVIAEQDGRREVGSFGGGGRFGLDHFDDALLRHYVDEAVAGALTNLQSRPAPAGEMTVVLGPGWPGVLLHEAVGHGLEGDFNRKGSSAFSGRIGQRVAAKGVTVLDDGTMAGRRGSLNIDDEGHATQRNVLIEDGILKGYMQDALNARLMKGKPTGNGRRESYAHIPMPRMTNTYMLAGDKDPREIVASIRRGLYATNFGGGQVDITSGKFVFSASQAYWVENGQIQYPVKGATIVGSGPEALKKVTLIGNDLQLDSGVGVCGKEGQSVPVGVGQPTLRLEGLTVGGTA; this is encoded by the coding sequence ATGATTTCACGCGAGCCCACGATCGAGCGCTTGGCCACGGCCAAGTCGGTTCTGTTGACGCCGTTTGGCCTGACCGAGGCCGATTTGGACCGGGTGCTGGGCGGCATCGCCACCCATGCGGTGGACGATGCCGACCTGTACTTCCAGTACACCCGCGCCGAGAGCTGGAGCCTGGAAGAGGGCATCGTCAAGACGGGCAGCTTTTCGATCGACCAGGGCGTGGGCGTGCGCGCCGTCAGCGGCGAGAAGACGGCCTTTGGCTACTCCGATGACATCACGCTGGCGTCGCTGCTGGAGACGGCTACGGCGGTGCGCGCGATCGGCGCCGCAGGCCAAAGTCGCCGCATCAAGCTGGCCAAAGCCAAGCTGGCAGGCAGTCGCCGGCTGTATGCCGACCTGGACCCGATTGCCACGCTGGGCAGTGCCGACAAGGTGCAGCTGCTGGAGCAGGTCGAACGCTGGGCGCGCGCCAAGGACCCGCGCGTGGTCCAGGTCATGGCGGGCCTGGCCTGCGAATACGACGTGGTGCTGATTGCGCGCCTGGACGGTACCCTCGCCGCCGATGTGCGTCCGCTCATCCGCCTGTCGGTGACGGTCATCGCCGAGCAGGATGGGCGCCGCGAAGTGGGCTCCTTTGGCGGCGGCGGCCGCTTTGGCCTGGACCACTTCGACGACGCCCTGCTGCGCCACTACGTCGACGAGGCCGTCGCGGGCGCGCTGACCAATTTGCAGTCCCGCCCGGCGCCGGCGGGCGAGATGACGGTGGTGTTGGGCCCGGGCTGGCCTGGCGTGTTGCTGCACGAGGCGGTCGGGCACGGCCTGGAGGGCGACTTCAACCGCAAGGGCTCCAGCGCCTTCAGTGGCCGCATCGGCCAGCGCGTGGCCGCCAAGGGCGTGACGGTGCTGGACGACGGCACCATGGCCGGGCGCCGCGGCAGCCTCAACATCGACGACGAAGGCCATGCCACGCAGCGCAACGTGCTGATCGAGGACGGCATCCTCAAGGGCTACATGCAGGATGCGCTGAATGCCCGGCTGATGAAGGGCAAGCCCACCGGCAACGGGCGGCGCGAAAGCTACGCGCACATTCCCATGCCGCGCATGACCAACACCTACATGCTGGCGGGTGACAAGGATCCGCGCGAGATCGTGGCCAGCATCCGGCGCGGCCTGTACGCCACCAACTTCGGCGGCGGGCAGGTCGACATCACCAGCGGCAAGTTCGTGTTCTCGGCCAGCCAGGCCTACTGGGTCGAGAACGGCCAGATCCAGTACCCCGTCAAGGGCGCCACCATCGTCGGCAGCGGGCCCGAAGCCCTCAAGAAGGTGACCCTCATCGGCAACGACCTGCAGCTCGACTCGGGGGTGGGCGTGTGCGGCAAGGAAGGGCAGAGCGTGCCGGTGGGCGTGGGCCAGCCCACGCTGCGGCTCGAAGGCCTGACCGTGGGCGGCACGGCGTGA